One Microbacterium sp. zg-B96 genomic region harbors:
- a CDS encoding helix-turn-helix domain-containing protein: MRTVACVVQPGFAPFEFGVACEAFGLDRTDDGIPNFDFRIVTPDPGAVPSKIGFSINIDEDLAFADEADLLVISPVPYERWHDNDPRVLDVVRRAVARGAWVLSVCSGSFVLAAAGVLDGRRATTHWMYADQMARMYPNIDVDPDVLYVQDGRIITSAGTAAGLDACLHLLRQELGAEMTNTIARRMVIAPQRDGGQAQFIAKPLPLAANQSLAPVTDWMIANLREDLSVEQLAARAHMSPRTFARRFKADHGATPAAWLSRQRLIHAQRLLEKTDFGLDRIADESGFGSAAVLRQNFARTLGLTPTAYRARFCCTQAEAEPAA; this comes from the coding sequence ATGAGAACAGTTGCCTGCGTCGTGCAGCCCGGGTTCGCCCCGTTCGAGTTCGGCGTGGCCTGCGAGGCGTTCGGGCTGGACCGCACCGACGACGGCATTCCGAACTTCGACTTCCGCATCGTGACTCCCGATCCGGGCGCGGTCCCCTCGAAGATCGGCTTCTCGATCAACATCGACGAGGACCTGGCGTTCGCCGACGAAGCCGACCTCCTGGTGATCTCCCCGGTGCCGTACGAGCGGTGGCACGACAATGACCCGCGCGTGCTCGACGTCGTGCGGCGGGCGGTTGCCCGCGGCGCGTGGGTGCTCAGCGTCTGCAGCGGATCGTTCGTGCTGGCCGCGGCCGGGGTACTGGACGGTCGTCGCGCGACGACGCACTGGATGTACGCCGATCAGATGGCGCGGATGTACCCGAACATCGACGTCGACCCCGACGTGCTGTACGTGCAGGACGGCCGGATCATCACGAGCGCCGGGACGGCGGCGGGGTTGGATGCCTGCCTGCATCTGCTGCGCCAGGAGCTCGGTGCCGAGATGACCAACACCATCGCGCGACGTATGGTGATCGCCCCGCAGCGCGACGGTGGCCAGGCGCAGTTCATCGCCAAGCCACTGCCCCTGGCCGCGAACCAGTCCCTCGCGCCGGTGACCGACTGGATGATCGCGAACCTGCGCGAGGATCTGTCCGTCGAGCAGCTCGCGGCACGCGCGCACATGTCACCTCGTACGTTCGCGCGTCGGTTCAAGGCCGACCATGGCGCGACCCCGGCCGCATGGCTGTCGCGGCAGCGGCTGATCCACGCGCAGCGGCTGCTGGAGAAGACCGATTTCGGGCTGGACCGCATCGCCGACGAGTCGGGCTTCGGGTCGGCCGCGGTGCTGCGCCAGAACTTCGCCCGCACTCTGGGGCTCACCCCCACCGCGTACCGCGCGCGGTTCTGCTGC
- a CDS encoding glycosyltransferase family 1 protein: MRLFFDARYIRTDFHDGISRYSAELAAAVHAMAADRGVEVTYLVHDEAQLPLLPDGAQTLALHAPTSWWEPFTARLLNRFEPDVVFSPMQTIGSLGRRFKLILTLHDTIYYRHRTPPRDLPALVRVGWRLFHLSYLPQRVTLNAADLVATVSETSRRQFAAARLTKRRVVVIPNAPQRLADLLPGGADAVRTDGPVRNIVYMGSFMPYKNVDTLVRAMRLLPGRTLHLLSRITPARRAELQALAPGGAVVFHDGVTDAEYAAALADHAVLASTSLDEGYGLPLAEALALGVPAVVSDMEIFHEVAGSGALYVDPRDPAAVAAAVSTLDDEGVRARVIADGTAHIAQFTWQRSAGILLDAVASLTAR; the protein is encoded by the coding sequence ATCCGCCTTTTCTTCGACGCCCGCTACATCCGCACCGATTTCCACGACGGCATCAGCCGTTACTCCGCCGAGCTCGCCGCCGCTGTGCATGCGATGGCCGCCGACCGCGGCGTGGAGGTGACCTACCTGGTGCACGACGAGGCGCAGCTGCCGCTGCTGCCAGACGGCGCGCAGACGCTGGCGCTGCATGCACCCACGTCGTGGTGGGAGCCTTTCACCGCCCGGCTGCTGAACCGCTTCGAGCCCGATGTCGTCTTTTCTCCCATGCAGACGATCGGGTCGCTGGGGCGTCGGTTCAAGCTGATCCTGACGCTGCACGACACCATCTACTACCGCCACCGCACCCCTCCGCGCGATCTGCCCGCGCTCGTGCGAGTGGGCTGGCGGCTGTTCCACCTGAGCTATCTGCCGCAGCGGGTCACCCTCAACGCGGCGGATCTGGTCGCCACCGTCAGTGAGACCAGTCGCCGGCAGTTCGCCGCCGCACGGCTGACCAAGCGCCGCGTCGTGGTGATCCCCAACGCGCCACAGCGCCTGGCCGACCTGCTGCCGGGCGGTGCCGATGCCGTGCGCACCGACGGGCCGGTCCGCAACATCGTCTACATGGGCTCGTTCATGCCCTACAAGAACGTCGACACCCTGGTGCGGGCGATGCGCCTGCTGCCGGGACGCACGCTGCACCTGCTGTCGCGCATCACCCCCGCCCGTCGTGCCGAACTGCAGGCGCTCGCGCCCGGCGGCGCGGTGGTCTTCCACGACGGCGTGACGGATGCCGAGTACGCCGCTGCCCTCGCCGACCACGCCGTGTTGGCCTCGACGAGTCTCGACGAGGGGTATGGCCTGCCGCTGGCCGAGGCCCTCGCGCTCGGGGTGCCCGCCGTGGTCAGCGACATGGAGATCTTCCACGAGGTCGCCGGTTCCGGCGCGCTCTATGTCGACCCACGGGATCCCGCGGCCGTCGCCGCGGCCGTGTCGACGCTCGATGACGAGGGGGTGCGTGCCCGCGTCATCGCGGACGGCACCGCCCACATCGCGCAGTTCACCTGGCAGCGCTCTGCCGGCATCCTGCTGGATGCCGTGGCGTCGCTCACCGCCCGCTGA
- a CDS encoding glycosyltransferase gives MTSPATPEPAHPAGPRRPLKIVMACDTFAPDVNGAARFAERLAAGLATRGHEVHVVAPARQYRRTPPATEVIEGVPLTVHRLPSVRWPPHDWLRFVWPWRAKYYSRRILSAVRPDVVHIQSHIIIGRGMSRIAKQRGIPVVATNHIMAENILDYTTLPPLLDKVFLKAAWDDAERTFTIARAVTTPTRRAADFLESTIDISGVIPISCGIDAANYTPHLAPREVNRILFVGRLTTEKHIDTLLHAVAKLDPALDVTVDIVGGGDQRKSLDTLAAQLGLSEQVRFHGRVDEDELRSLYSRASVFAMPSIAELQSIATMEAMASGLPVVAADALALPHLVQDGVNGWLFRPRDADDLALKLTRVLTLSPEQFLAMQQASLKGVEIHDIARTLDTFEALYRGEPVKP, from the coding sequence GTGACTTCCCCCGCGACACCCGAACCCGCGCACCCCGCTGGTCCTCGCCGCCCCCTGAAGATCGTCATGGCTTGCGACACGTTCGCCCCCGACGTCAACGGTGCGGCACGCTTCGCCGAACGCCTCGCGGCAGGTTTGGCGACCCGTGGCCACGAAGTGCATGTCGTCGCCCCCGCCCGGCAGTACCGGCGGACGCCGCCGGCCACCGAAGTGATCGAGGGCGTCCCCCTCACCGTGCACCGCCTGCCTTCCGTGCGCTGGCCCCCGCACGACTGGTTGCGCTTCGTCTGGCCGTGGCGCGCCAAGTACTACTCGCGCCGCATCCTCAGCGCTGTGCGCCCCGACGTGGTGCACATCCAGTCGCACATCATCATCGGGCGAGGCATGTCCCGCATCGCCAAGCAGCGCGGCATCCCGGTGGTCGCCACCAACCACATCATGGCCGAGAACATCCTCGACTACACGACGCTGCCGCCCCTGCTGGACAAGGTGTTCCTCAAAGCAGCGTGGGACGACGCCGAGCGGACGTTCACCATCGCGCGGGCCGTCACCACTCCCACCCGGCGCGCCGCGGACTTCCTCGAGTCGACCATCGACATCTCCGGCGTGATTCCGATCAGCTGCGGCATCGACGCGGCCAACTACACGCCTCATCTGGCTCCGCGTGAGGTCAACCGCATCCTGTTCGTCGGGCGTCTGACCACCGAGAAGCACATCGACACGCTGCTGCACGCGGTGGCCAAGCTCGACCCCGCCCTCGACGTGACCGTCGACATCGTCGGCGGCGGCGACCAGCGCAAGTCGCTGGACACCCTCGCGGCACAGCTGGGTCTGAGTGAGCAGGTGCGGTTCCACGGTCGTGTGGACGAGGACGAACTGCGTTCGCTCTATTCGCGTGCGAGCGTGTTCGCGATGCCGTCGATCGCCGAGCTGCAGTCGATCGCGACGATGGAGGCCATGGCCTCGGGCCTGCCCGTCGTCGCCGCCGATGCGCTCGCCCTGCCGCACCTCGTGCAGGACGGCGTGAACGGCTGGCTGTTCCGCCCGCGGGATGCCGATGACCTGGCCCTCAAGCTCACCCGCGTGCTGACCTTGTCGCCCGAGCAGTTCCTGGCGATGCAGCAGGCCTCGCTCAAGGGTGTCGAGATCCACGACATCGCCCGCACCCTCGACACGTTCGAGGCGCTGTATCGGGGCGAGCCGGTCAAGCCGTGA
- a CDS encoding AI-2E family transporter produces MKSPPPTLPSAALPPSLRMLLGLAAGVVVLAGAHAAREIVGPLALAAVIVIICHPARGPLERRGWPRWAATTAVIFVAYAVLSLMALLLYIAGAQFVGLVRDSQDQLVSTAESVTQWLAGLGVQQEASDAAASVLDPTNLTDWAASLGGTTLSILTALFFVFAYVVFMAADAGRYAHAQRELGERIAPTVRRFQQFNSGVRRYYVVNASFGLIVAVIDGLALWALGVPAPLVWAILAFVTNFIPNVGFIIGLVPPALLALVVGGWPLMLVVIAIYCVVNVTLQVMIQPKFVSDAVDLSLTLSFFSVVFWTFVIGPLGAILSIPLTLMVRALLLDGDPHTWWVRWLSGESVRPTAD; encoded by the coding sequence GTGAAAAGCCCGCCGCCGACCCTCCCGTCCGCCGCACTTCCGCCGTCATTGCGGATGCTACTGGGGCTGGCGGCAGGGGTGGTCGTCCTCGCGGGCGCCCACGCGGCCCGGGAGATCGTCGGACCCCTCGCGCTTGCCGCCGTCATCGTCATCATCTGCCATCCCGCGCGTGGTCCCCTCGAACGCCGCGGCTGGCCGCGATGGGCGGCGACCACGGCGGTGATCTTCGTCGCGTACGCGGTGCTCTCGCTCATGGCGCTGCTGCTCTACATCGCCGGGGCGCAATTCGTCGGGCTCGTCCGCGATTCCCAAGACCAGCTGGTGAGCACCGCCGAGAGCGTCACGCAGTGGCTCGCCGGGCTCGGGGTGCAGCAGGAGGCGTCGGATGCCGCGGCGTCGGTCCTGGATCCCACGAACCTGACCGACTGGGCGGCCTCCCTCGGGGGCACCACCCTCAGCATCCTCACCGCCTTGTTCTTCGTCTTCGCCTACGTGGTCTTCATGGCCGCCGACGCAGGGCGATACGCCCACGCGCAGCGGGAGCTCGGGGAGCGGATCGCCCCCACGGTGCGCCGGTTCCAGCAGTTCAACTCCGGGGTGCGGCGGTACTACGTCGTCAATGCCAGCTTCGGCCTGATCGTGGCGGTCATCGACGGGCTCGCGCTGTGGGCGCTGGGAGTGCCGGCACCCCTCGTCTGGGCGATTCTCGCGTTCGTGACCAACTTCATCCCCAACGTCGGGTTCATCATCGGGCTGGTGCCGCCCGCGTTGCTGGCGCTGGTGGTGGGCGGCTGGCCGCTGATGCTCGTGGTGATCGCGATCTACTGCGTCGTCAACGTCACCCTGCAGGTGATGATTCAGCCGAAGTTCGTCAGTGACGCGGTGGACCTGAGCCTGACCCTGAGCTTCTTCTCCGTCGTGTTCTGGACCTTCGTGATCGGGCCGTTGGGTGCGATCCTGTCGATCCCGCTGACGTTGATGGTGCGGGCCCTGCTGCTGGACGGCGACCCGCACACGTGGTGGGTGCGGTGGTTGTCGGGGGAGTCGGTGCGGCCGACCGCCGACTGA
- a CDS encoding potassium channel family protein, which produces MTKSSSAISRRTLVWEDRTAWPMFLLSIVFFASWVWLLADPSLSAGWTALLTATVIVTWGAFIADFVVRLSLAGHRRQFLRERWFEVASLVVPYLRPFVILAYIWRVPWFRVSPQRRRAQYIVMVSIFTFLFVFTASALVWLVERDAPGANIVDLGDAIWWGFATIATVGYGDFVPVTVLGRVLAVGLMMGGLVVLGVTSGTIISALTDRIHRAGERLAHEHEVSAPVPEQRRAKP; this is translated from the coding sequence ATGACGAAGTCGTCATCCGCGATCTCGCGGCGCACGCTGGTGTGGGAGGACCGCACGGCGTGGCCGATGTTCCTGCTGTCGATCGTCTTCTTCGCCTCCTGGGTGTGGCTTCTGGCGGACCCCTCGCTGTCGGCCGGCTGGACTGCGCTACTCACGGCCACCGTCATCGTGACCTGGGGCGCTTTCATCGCCGATTTCGTGGTGCGCCTGTCCCTCGCCGGCCATCGGCGGCAGTTCCTTCGCGAGCGCTGGTTCGAGGTGGCATCCCTCGTGGTGCCGTATCTGCGCCCGTTCGTGATCCTCGCGTACATCTGGCGGGTGCCCTGGTTCCGGGTGAGCCCGCAGCGGCGGCGCGCGCAGTACATCGTGATGGTGTCGATCTTCACCTTTCTGTTCGTGTTCACCGCCTCCGCGCTGGTCTGGCTCGTCGAGCGCGATGCGCCGGGCGCCAACATCGTGGACCTCGGGGATGCCATCTGGTGGGGTTTCGCAACGATCGCGACCGTCGGTTACGGCGACTTCGTGCCGGTGACCGTACTCGGCCGCGTCCTCGCCGTCGGCCTCATGATGGGCGGCCTGGTCGTGCTGGGCGTGACCAGCGGCACGATCATCTCTGCCCTGACAGACCGGATCCACCGTGCCGGGGAGCGTCTCGCGCACGAGCACGAGGTGTCTGCGCCCGTGCCCGAGCAGCGGCGGGCCAAACCGTGA
- a CDS encoding SDR family oxidoreductase: MQRFAGTVTLITGASRGIGFAIAQRLVAEGGSVVITGRHRDALDDAVATLGDTATAVAGHADDPPHRAAVFAHIAATHGRLDHLVNNAGINPAYGPVLDIDADAARKILEVNVIGALEWTRAAVASGLSTSVVNIASIAGVAASPGIAFYGISKAALINLTMQLADELAPALRINAVAPAVVKTRFARALYEGREDAASAAYPLRRLGEPDDIAGPVAFLLSHDAAWITGQTLLIDGGASARPIG; this comes from the coding sequence GTGCAGAGGTTCGCGGGCACCGTCACGCTCATCACCGGCGCAAGCCGCGGCATCGGGTTCGCCATCGCCCAGCGCCTGGTCGCCGAGGGCGGCTCGGTCGTCATCACCGGCCGCCACCGGGACGCGCTCGACGACGCGGTCGCCACTCTCGGGGATACCGCGACCGCCGTCGCCGGCCACGCCGACGATCCCCCCCACCGCGCCGCCGTCTTCGCGCACATCGCAGCGACACACGGCCGGCTCGACCACCTCGTCAACAACGCCGGCATCAACCCCGCCTACGGGCCGGTGCTCGACATCGACGCCGACGCCGCGCGCAAGATCCTCGAAGTCAACGTGATCGGCGCGCTGGAGTGGACCCGCGCCGCGGTGGCATCCGGTCTATCGACCTCCGTCGTCAACATCGCCTCCATCGCGGGAGTGGCCGCCAGCCCGGGCATCGCGTTCTACGGCATCTCCAAGGCGGCGCTGATCAACCTCACGATGCAGCTGGCCGACGAACTGGCTCCCGCCCTGCGGATCAACGCCGTCGCCCCCGCCGTGGTGAAGACCCGGTTCGCCCGCGCGCTGTACGAGGGTCGCGAGGATGCCGCATCCGCCGCCTATCCGCTGCGCCGACTGGGAGAACCCGACGACATCGCCGGGCCGGTGGCGTTCCTGCTCTCCCATGACGCCGCCTGGATCACCGGCCAGACCCTGCTGATCGACGGCGGCGCGTCGGCGCGGCCGATCGGTTGA
- a CDS encoding TetR/AcrR family transcriptional regulator, giving the protein MKTTSVSDAVTRAAVELFAEQGYANTSVQQIVESAGVTKGAMYHYFESKDDLLFGIYDRLLTLQKAHLDEIVARGGAVDDVLRAVGIDVIETSIQFLPEGTVFFRSMHMLTAPRQQEVTRRRRAYHDEVAKLIERGRAEGLFRTDIPVPVLIAHFFSDVHYLSHWYSPGGPESATQVAEQLTDLFLTSIRTPKE; this is encoded by the coding sequence ATGAAGACCACCAGCGTCTCCGACGCCGTCACCCGCGCCGCCGTCGAGCTGTTCGCCGAGCAGGGCTACGCCAACACCAGCGTGCAGCAGATCGTCGAATCCGCCGGGGTCACCAAGGGTGCGATGTACCACTACTTCGAATCCAAGGACGATCTGCTGTTCGGCATCTACGACCGGCTGCTGACACTGCAGAAGGCCCACCTCGACGAGATCGTCGCCCGCGGCGGCGCGGTCGACGACGTCCTGCGCGCCGTCGGCATCGACGTGATCGAGACATCGATCCAATTCCTCCCCGAGGGCACCGTCTTCTTCCGCAGCATGCACATGCTCACCGCTCCGCGCCAGCAGGAGGTCACACGTCGGCGCCGCGCGTACCACGACGAGGTCGCGAAGCTCATCGAGCGCGGCCGCGCCGAGGGGCTGTTCCGCACCGACATCCCGGTGCCGGTGCTGATCGCGCACTTCTTCAGCGACGTGCACTACCTCTCCCACTGGTACTCCCCCGGCGGCCCGGAGTCGGCCACGCAGGTCGCCGAGCAGCTGACCGATCTCTTCCTCACGAGCATCAGGACCCCGAAGGAGTAG
- a CDS encoding NADPH:quinone oxidoreductase family protein produces MRAWHVTGHGEPADVLEQVEVADPIPDAGEVLVRIAAVAANFPDVLLARGQYQVKPDLPFIPGVEFAGRVAALGPGVEGFSVGQRVVGSKIGVLSDLAAVPARDLQPTPDALDDVAASGLMIAYQTAWFALHRRAGLQAGEWLLVHAAAGGVGAATVQLGVAAGARIIAVVGSEAKAAVARELGAEAVLVRDVDDIPARVKEITGGHGADVVFDPVGGSAFDASTRCVAFEGRIVVIGFASGEIPTLRTNVALVKNFAVLGLYWALYSQRRPDLVAEAHAALTRLAAEGAIRPVVDEVVPFERAPEAIQKLAGGQTTGRVVIEVAP; encoded by the coding sequence ATGCGCGCTTGGCACGTCACCGGTCACGGCGAACCCGCAGACGTCCTCGAGCAGGTGGAGGTCGCCGATCCGATTCCGGATGCCGGTGAGGTGCTGGTGCGCATCGCCGCGGTCGCGGCCAACTTCCCCGACGTGCTGCTCGCCCGCGGCCAGTACCAGGTCAAGCCCGATCTCCCCTTCATCCCTGGAGTCGAATTCGCCGGCCGGGTCGCGGCGCTCGGGCCCGGCGTCGAGGGCTTCTCGGTGGGCCAGCGCGTCGTCGGCAGCAAGATCGGGGTGCTCAGCGACCTGGCCGCCGTGCCCGCCCGCGACCTGCAACCCACCCCCGACGCCCTCGACGACGTCGCCGCGTCGGGCCTGATGATCGCCTACCAGACCGCATGGTTCGCGCTGCACCGGCGGGCCGGGTTGCAGGCGGGGGAATGGCTGCTCGTGCACGCCGCCGCCGGCGGCGTGGGAGCTGCCACGGTGCAGCTGGGGGTCGCGGCGGGTGCCCGCATCATCGCGGTCGTAGGCAGCGAGGCCAAGGCGGCGGTCGCTCGTGAGCTCGGCGCCGAAGCGGTGCTCGTGCGCGACGTCGACGACATCCCGGCACGGGTGAAGGAGATCACCGGCGGCCACGGTGCCGATGTGGTGTTCGACCCGGTGGGCGGGTCGGCGTTCGACGCCTCGACCCGCTGCGTCGCGTTCGAGGGCCGCATCGTCGTGATCGGCTTCGCGAGCGGCGAGATCCCCACCCTCCGCACCAACGTGGCGCTGGTGAAGAACTTCGCGGTGCTGGGGCTGTACTGGGCGCTGTACTCGCAGCGCCGACCCGACCTCGTCGCCGAGGCGCACGCCGCGCTGACCCGGCTGGCCGCAGAGGGCGCGATCCGGCCCGTCGTGGACGAGGTGGTCCCGTTCGAGCGGGCGCCGGAGGCGATCCAGAAGCTCGCGGGCGGCCAGACCACCGGGCGGGTCGTGATCGAGGTCGCTCCGTGA